One part of the Nostoc sp. PCC 7120 = FACHB-418 genome encodes these proteins:
- the cruG gene encoding 2'-O-glycosyltransferase CruG → MDNALTVASALALLLLLIQVPATAILLSRLFKGPRRLPPIQPQQPTPELLGNVSVVVPTLNEALRISPLLAGLSRQSYEVREVIVVDSKSQDGTPDLVKVAQQQDPRFRLINDDPLPSNWVGRPWALHNGFLYSSEDSQWFLGMDADTQPHPGLVASLVKIAQAQEYDLVSLSPQFILQYPGECLLQPALLMTLLYRFDPAGVTTDQPERVMANGQCFLCRRSVLAAVGGYSSASSSFCDDVTLARHIAAQGFKVGFLDGAKVLKVRMYEGALETWKEWGRSLDLKDASPRAQIWGDLWLLSAVQGLPLLIVTGYLLINSWQLMLPVKLLLGLNVFLLVIRFAMLLAIAPSYDRQNAKAGWLFWLSPLADALAVLRIFLSAFRTPREWRGRTYSKE, encoded by the coding sequence GTGGATAACGCTTTGACAGTAGCAAGTGCCTTGGCGCTTCTGTTACTACTCATCCAAGTGCCAGCAACAGCAATTCTGCTGTCTCGTCTATTTAAGGGGCCAAGACGGTTACCCCCAATTCAACCTCAACAACCAACACCAGAACTTTTGGGCAATGTGAGCGTTGTTGTTCCCACACTGAATGAAGCTCTGCGGATCAGTCCTCTGTTAGCTGGTTTGAGTCGCCAAAGTTACGAAGTTCGGGAAGTAATTGTTGTAGACAGTAAGTCCCAAGATGGAACTCCCGATTTAGTAAAAGTTGCACAGCAGCAAGACCCCCGCTTTCGCCTCATCAATGATGATCCTTTGCCCTCTAATTGGGTAGGAAGACCTTGGGCATTGCATAACGGCTTTTTGTATAGTTCGGAAGATAGTCAATGGTTCTTAGGCATGGATGCTGATACTCAGCCCCATCCTGGTTTAGTTGCTAGTTTAGTGAAAATAGCCCAGGCCCAGGAATACGACTTAGTATCCCTATCACCCCAGTTTATTCTTCAGTATCCGGGTGAGTGCTTGTTGCAACCCGCCTTGTTGATGACTCTTCTTTACAGATTTGACCCCGCAGGCGTTACTACAGACCAACCAGAAAGGGTAATGGCTAACGGACAATGCTTTTTATGCCGTCGCTCTGTATTAGCTGCTGTGGGTGGCTACAGTAGCGCCAGTAGCTCTTTTTGTGACGATGTTACGTTGGCACGTCATATTGCCGCCCAAGGGTTTAAGGTGGGCTTTTTAGACGGGGCTAAGGTATTGAAAGTGAGAATGTATGAAGGGGCGTTAGAAACTTGGAAGGAATGGGGACGCAGCCTTGATTTAAAAGATGCCTCTCCCCGCGCTCAAATTTGGGGAGATTTATGGTTACTATCGGCAGTACAAGGTTTACCTTTATTGATTGTAACTGGTTACTTGCTGATTAATTCCTGGCAACTAATGTTGCCTGTCAAGTTGTTATTGGGACTGAATGTATTTCTACTGGTGATTCGCTTTGCTATGCTATTGGCGATCGCTCCTTCCTACGACCGTCAAAATGCTAAAGCTGGCTGGCTGTTTTGGTTATCACCCTTGGCCGATGCTTTAGCAGTTCTGCGAATCTTCTTATCTGCTTTTCGCACTCCCAGGGAATGGAGAGGTAGAACTTATAGCAAGGAATAG
- the cruF gene encoding gamma-carotene 1'-hydroxylase CruF yields MKQIVIAERICLIGHIVSMFFGLVGILLVVPNAEVLFHLSEFGQTAMQWSMAGGGVVYMILGAAAVFLYALRTLGLGRTLGFMLPAVLISLTSELLGTSTGFPFGHYSYLSGLGYKIAGLVPFTIPLSWFYVGCSSYLLGRAGLEVDKKPTLLRHIGAISLGSLLLTSWDFVLDPAMSQTSLPFWYWQQPGPFFGMPYQNFAGWLGTGAVFMTVAAVLWRNNPIKFERSQLNVPLIVYLGNFGFATVMSLAAGFSIPVLLGIVLGVAPALALWWKGSSASDQLSVEASTKEVSIASIKVVN; encoded by the coding sequence ATGAAACAAATTGTTATTGCAGAGCGGATATGCCTTATTGGTCATATCGTCTCGATGTTTTTTGGACTAGTAGGGATACTACTAGTTGTACCCAATGCCGAGGTACTGTTCCATCTATCTGAGTTTGGACAGACAGCCATGCAGTGGAGTATGGCTGGTGGTGGTGTAGTTTACATGATTTTGGGTGCAGCGGCCGTATTTTTATATGCCCTACGCACATTAGGGTTAGGTCGTACTTTGGGTTTTATGCTACCTGCTGTACTAATATCCTTAACCAGTGAACTGTTAGGAACCAGCACAGGCTTTCCTTTTGGTCACTACAGTTATTTAAGTGGCTTGGGCTATAAAATTGCTGGTCTAGTACCGTTCACAATTCCCTTGTCATGGTTTTATGTAGGATGTTCCTCATACCTGTTGGGGCGTGCTGGTTTAGAGGTAGATAAAAAACCCACCTTGTTACGCCATATCGGTGCTATTAGCTTGGGTTCATTACTACTCACCTCATGGGATTTTGTGCTTGACCCTGCTATGAGCCAAACTTCCTTACCTTTCTGGTATTGGCAACAACCAGGCCCCTTCTTTGGAATGCCCTATCAGAACTTTGCTGGTTGGTTGGGTACAGGTGCAGTATTCATGACAGTGGCTGCTGTGTTGTGGAGAAATAATCCGATCAAATTTGAGCGATCGCAGCTTAATGTACCTTTAATAGTTTATTTAGGTAACTTTGGTTTTGCTACCGTCATGAGCTTGGCAGCAGGCTTCTCTATCCCTGTATTGTTAGGCATAGTGCTAGGTGTAGCCCCAGCGTTAGCTTTATGGTGGAAAGGCTCATCTGCATCAGACCAACTCAGCGTAGAAGCATCTACGAAAGAAGTCTCCATAGCCAGCATTAAGGTTGTGAATTAG
- the rpmA gene encoding 50S ribosomal protein L27: MAHKKGTGSTRNGRDSNAQRLGVKRFGGQAVIAGNILVRQRGTKFHAGNNVGIGKDDTLFALVDGVVTFERKGKSRKKVSVYPAAAAEAVAS; the protein is encoded by the coding sequence ATGGCTCACAAGAAAGGAACAGGTAGTACACGCAACGGTCGTGATTCTAACGCCCAGCGTCTGGGTGTAAAGCGCTTTGGCGGACAAGCCGTTATTGCAGGTAACATTCTCGTGCGTCAACGTGGAACCAAGTTTCACGCTGGTAACAATGTTGGCATCGGTAAAGATGATACTTTGTTTGCCTTGGTTGATGGTGTAGTTACCTTTGAACGCAAAGGCAAATCCCGCAAGAAAGTTAGCGTTTACCCAGCCGCCGCAGCAGAAGCAGTAGCTAGCTAA